The DNA window GGAACTGCGGGACATCGACCGCAAAGCGCAGACGGAGGTCGAGGCGCGGCTGGCGCGGGAAGGCGTGCAATGGGACTGGATTCAGTGCGAGGGCGAGGCCGTAAGCGGTATCCTGTCCGCCGCACGCCTGGCCGACCTGGTCGTGGCAACCCTGCCGCGAGGGCCGCGCAGCGGCATGCTCGACCCGCTTTCCATCGTCCCGGACCTGGCGCTGAGCCGCTGCGGACCGGTACTGGGCGTACCGCAGGCGGCGACGCGCTTCGCCGTTGCCGGGCGGGCTCTGGTGGCCTGGGACGGGTCGCAGGAAGCCGGCACTGCGCTCCGCTCCGCCGTTCCGCTCCTCAAACTGGCGGATGCGGTGCTGGTCGTGACGATTGAGGAGGGCGGGAAGCATGTCTTGCCGGCCACCGACGCGCTGGAATATCTGTCCCGCCATCGCATCGAGGCCGAATTGCGTAGCTGGCCGCGGCAGGAGGAAACTGTTGACGAGGCGCTGCTGCGCGTCGTGGGCGACCTAGCGATCGATTGGATCGTCATGGGCGCATACGGCCATAGCCGGTTGCGCGAAACGGTGTTTGGCGGCGTAACCCGCCGCCTGCTGCGCGATGCGCCCGTCCCGCTCTTGCTGGCGCACTGAAAGGGCGGCATGGTCGCGGCATGGCGGTGGCGGATGACGAGACGGACGGGCTGAGCGAGCGCGCGCACAGCCTGGAGCAGGCGTTGCTGGGATCTATCTTGGCGACGGTGCCCGATGCGCTGATCGTCATCGACATGGCGGGGCACATCGTCTCCTTCGGCGCGGCGGCGCAGCGCATGTTCCAATATGCCGAAAGCGATGTGCTGGGCGAGAACATCTCGATCCTTATGCCGTCCCCCGACCGCGAGCGGCATGACGGCTATATCGGCCATTATCTTGCCACGGGCGAAAAGCGGATCATCGGCATTGGGCGGCTCACCAGCGCGCGGCGGCGGGACGGGTCCACTTTCCCCATCGAACTGTCGGTGGGTGAGGTGAACGACGGGACGCGGCGGCTGTTCACCGGCTTCATCCGCGACCTCACGGAACGGCAGCAGGCCGAGCGGCGCGTCGCCGACCTCCAGGCCGAACTGGCCCATGCCAGCCGCGTCACGGCGATGGGCACACTGGCCTCCGCCCTCGCGCACGAGCTGAACCAGCCGCTGACCGCGATCGCCAACTATATGGAGGCAGGGCGCGACCTTCTCGACGTGGACGGCCCGGTTGATCGGGACATGCTGCGCGAGGCGATGGCCGAAAGTGCCAACCAGGCTCTGCGCGCGGGGGAGATCATCCGGTCGCTTCGCGAATTCATCCGTCAGGGCGAAACTCTGCGCCAGCCAGAGCCGCTGCGCGTCGCTCTGGCCGAGGGCGTCGCTCTGGCGTTCATCGGCGTGGACAGCCGCGGGATCGACATGGACATCGCCGTCGACCGACAGGTGGACAAGGTGCTGGTCAACCGGGTCCAACTCCAGCAGGTGATCATCAACCTGGTGAAGAATGCAGTGGAGGCGATGCAGAACCGCCCGGCGCGCATCCTGCGCCTGACCGCCACCCCGGCGGAGGACGGCCGGGTGGAGGTCGTGGTGGCCGACAGCGGGCCGGGACTGGATGTTGAAATGTCGCGCACGCTCTTTACCCCTTTCACAACCACCAAGGCGCACGGGATGGGCCTCGGCCTCTCGATCAGCCAGACCATCCTGGAGGGGCATGGCGGCCGCATCTGGGCCACGCCGTCGCAATGGGGCGGCACCGCCTTCCATTTCACCCTGGACGCCGCGGACTAGCAACGGAAGACCGGCATGAGCGAACCCTACATCATCTATGTCGTGGACGATGACGAGGCGATCCGCCGCTCGCTGTCCTTCATGCTCCGGACCAGCGGCTATGCCGTGCGCCTGTTCGCGGGCGGTCTGGAGTTCCTGAAGGAGGCGGGCGCGCTGCCTCGCGGCTGCGTGCTGCTTGACGTGCGCATGCCCGACATCGACGGGCTGGAGGTACAGCGGGAACTGCGCGCGCGCGGCATCACCCTGCCGGTCGTGATCATGACTGGCCATGGCGATGTTGACATGGCGGTCGCGGCGATGAAGACGGGCGCCAGCGACTTCATCGAAAAGCCCTTTGAGAAGGCAGCCCTGCTTGCCTCTATCGAGGCCGCCAAGGCGCTGTCCCTGGCGGAGCGCGGCGCCATCGCGCGCGCTGAGGAGGCGCGGGCGCGGCTCAACGTGCTGACGGATCGCGAACGCGACGTGCTGCACGGGCTCGTGCAGGGCCTGCCCAATAAGAGCATCGCCTACGATCTGGGGATCAGTCCCAGGACCGTGGAAATCCACCGTGCCAACCTGATGCAGAAGCTAAGGGTGAAGAGTCTGGCGGAGGCGCTGCGTATCGCCTTTCACGCCGGGTAGAGGAGACGAAGAATTCATCAGTATGATGAGTGAAGCCTGACACGCAATTTCCGGCTTCATTCCTTCGACCCCGCGCACCGATAGGGACATTTACGGATAGGTCGCGGCATGCGCTCTCGTCATCCAGCGGCATGGATATGCGATTTGACATGGCGCAAAATGGCGCCTTCCCGATCCCGGCACGATCCTGCGGTAGCCAGTGCTGCAACGCTTGCATCGTGCGCCACCGTGCCATCTGCGCAGACCTCAGCGAAGGCGATCGCCACGCGCTGAGCCGCCTGGGGCGGCGGGTCACATTGCAGGCGGGACAGACGGTGATGTGGGAAGGAGACGATAGCATGGTCGTCGCCAATGTGATCGAGGGCACGCTGAAGCTCGCCACGTCCACAGGCGACGGGCGCGAGCAGATTGTCGGCGTCGTCTATGCCTCCGACTTCATCGGCCGCCCTTTCGGCGCACGAACGCCGCATAGTGTTACGGCGTTGACCGACGCGCGGCTGTGTCTTTTCCCGCGTGGCGGTTTCGATGGTTTCGCCATGCGGCACGGGGAATTGCAGCATCGCTTGTTGCAACGAACGCTGGATGATCTCGACCGCACCCGCGCCTGGATGCTCCTGTTGGGGCGCAAGTCTGCGCGGGAGAAAGTCGCCACTTTCCTCCTCGACATAAGCCGGCGGCTGCACGCGGACAGGGACGGCGTGATCGCGCTCCCGCTGTCGCGGCAGCAGATCGCCGACATTCTGGGCATTACCATTGAAACGGTCTCCCGGCAGATGACCGAGATGAAACGTGACGGCTTCATCGACTTGGTCGGGCGACGCGGCGTGCGGCTGGTGAACATGGCTGCACTGAAGACGCTGTCCGAGGCGGCCTGACGCTTGCCCGTCCGGCTCATTCACCGCGAACCTCACGGCCTACGCATTTTCCCGTAAAGACCCGCCGCATCGCTTTTGACAGAGGTCGGGGCATAGCGGCGGGCACTTTCCAACAGGGCGCCGCAAAGCCTTTGCGGGGTAGATCCATGGACAGACTGGTAATGCGGACGGGCGGCTGGTTCGCGCTGGCGCTGCTCGCCTTCGCGGCGATGCTGGCGGCGCGCGACAGCGGCTTTTCCGTTCATATGGGGATCGTGAGCGCGGTGGCGCTCGGCCTGGCCATCTACGGCAT is part of the Sphingobium amiense genome and encodes:
- a CDS encoding universal stress protein, which produces MKSILLHIHDDLGQESRLQAAFDIARATSAHIRCVQVTMLPDLVAADLYGGAGFAPTIMAELRDIDRKAQTEVEARLAREGVQWDWIQCEGEAVSGILSAARLADLVVATLPRGPRSGMLDPLSIVPDLALSRCGPVLGVPQAATRFAVAGRALVAWDGSQEAGTALRSAVPLLKLADAVLVVTIEEGGKHVLPATDALEYLSRHRIEAELRSWPRQEETVDEALLRVVGDLAIDWIVMGAYGHSRLRETVFGGVTRRLLRDAPVPLLLAH
- a CDS encoding sensor histidine kinase, with translation MAVADDETDGLSERAHSLEQALLGSILATVPDALIVIDMAGHIVSFGAAAQRMFQYAESDVLGENISILMPSPDRERHDGYIGHYLATGEKRIIGIGRLTSARRRDGSTFPIELSVGEVNDGTRRLFTGFIRDLTERQQAERRVADLQAELAHASRVTAMGTLASALAHELNQPLTAIANYMEAGRDLLDVDGPVDRDMLREAMAESANQALRAGEIIRSLREFIRQGETLRQPEPLRVALAEGVALAFIGVDSRGIDMDIAVDRQVDKVLVNRVQLQQVIINLVKNAVEAMQNRPARILRLTATPAEDGRVEVVVADSGPGLDVEMSRTLFTPFTTTKAHGMGLGLSISQTILEGHGGRIWATPSQWGGTAFHFTLDAAD
- the fixJ gene encoding response regulator FixJ, yielding MSEPYIIYVVDDDEAIRRSLSFMLRTSGYAVRLFAGGLEFLKEAGALPRGCVLLDVRMPDIDGLEVQRELRARGITLPVVIMTGHGDVDMAVAAMKTGASDFIEKPFEKAALLASIEAAKALSLAERGAIARAEEARARLNVLTDRERDVLHGLVQGLPNKSIAYDLGISPRTVEIHRANLMQKLRVKSLAEALRIAFHAG
- a CDS encoding Crp/Fnr family transcriptional regulator translates to MDMRFDMAQNGAFPIPARSCGSQCCNACIVRHRAICADLSEGDRHALSRLGRRVTLQAGQTVMWEGDDSMVVANVIEGTLKLATSTGDGREQIVGVVYASDFIGRPFGARTPHSVTALTDARLCLFPRGGFDGFAMRHGELQHRLLQRTLDDLDRTRAWMLLLGRKSAREKVATFLLDISRRLHADRDGVIALPLSRQQIADILGITIETVSRQMTEMKRDGFIDLVGRRGVRLVNMAALKTLSEAA